From a region of the Paramagnetospirillum magnetotacticum MS-1 genome:
- a CDS encoding DUF4167 domain-containing protein — MNHEGRSSLNPKQRSRGRGPNGGGGGKKHGGGGGGGGGGGGGIPNRNQVFDSNGPEGRIRGNAHQVLEKYLSLARDASSQGDRVAAENYYQHAEHYFRVINAQNQNNGRPRQQMPTPAEDQSMGGEGEDENGEEIQHRQVAAPAPVPGEGEQPDVVLPVEPVEG, encoded by the coding sequence GTGAACCATGAAGGCAGGTCCTCTTTAAATCCCAAGCAGCGTTCCCGTGGACGCGGACCCAATGGCGGCGGCGGTGGCAAGAAGCACGGCGGCGGCGGCGGAGGGGGCGGTGGCGGTGGCGGCGGCATTCCCAACCGCAATCAGGTGTTCGACAGCAACGGCCCCGAGGGCCGGATCCGCGGCAATGCCCATCAGGTGCTGGAGAAGTATCTTTCCCTGGCCCGTGACGCTTCGTCCCAGGGCGATCGCGTCGCCGCCGAGAACTACTACCAGCATGCCGAGCATTATTTCCGGGTGATCAACGCCCAGAATCAGAACAACGGCCGTCCGCGCCAGCAGATGCCCACGCCCGCCGAGGATCAGTCCATGGGCGGGGAGGGTGAGGACGAGAACGGTGAAGAGATCCAACATCGTCAGGTCGCCGCCCCCGCCCCGGTGCCGGGCGAAGGCGAACAGCCGGACGTGGTCTTGCCGGTGGAGCCCGTGGAGGGCTGA
- a CDS encoding hemerythrin domain-containing protein produces MRGEIDMPKWDFEDCDPLMEAEHNRLYRMMNRLEPVIVEGDSASKVARAIHMLQERLADHFHVEEELFVTADWASRQTMIRDHRDLMSMIACLAEIPADDGEARRSLFTAFLQALVRHDNDVDAPLFSRKH; encoded by the coding sequence ATGAGGGGAGAGATCGACATGCCCAAATGGGACTTCGAGGATTGCGATCCGCTTATGGAGGCCGAGCATAACCGGCTATACCGCATGATGAACCGGCTGGAGCCGGTGATCGTCGAAGGCGACAGCGCAAGCAAGGTGGCGCGCGCCATCCACATGCTGCAAGAGCGGCTGGCCGACCACTTTCATGTGGAAGAAGAGTTGTTCGTCACTGCCGACTGGGCGTCACGGCAAACCATGATCCGCGATCATCGGGACCTGATGTCCATGATCGCCTGTCTGGCGGAAATACCGGCCGATGATGGCGAAGCCCGCCGGTCTCTGTTCACGGCCTTCCTGCAAGCGCTAGTGCGCCACGACAACGACGTGGACGCACCGCTCTTTTCACGGAAACACTAG